Genomic window (Spirosoma sp. KCTC 42546):
TACATTGAATGCGGCCACGGCCACCAGCGCCTACAATGCAGCGCCCATAGCAGGTACCGGCACAACGGCCGTGTTTACAACAACACTTGCTGCCTTCAAAACAAAGTACCCAACGGTGGCTACGACGCCGGTAGCCTTACCCAACTACACCGAAATCCAGTTTCTGTTTCTAGTCACGTTGGACGATGGCACGCAAATCGTTCCGGAACCGGTTCGAGTACGTATTGTAGCCTGATTTATCTAGTAAACTAAAGTTTATTAAAAAGCCCTCTGAGCAATTGGAGGGCTTTTTGATTTTCAGCGGTATTGGTCTAACAAATGTGTATTTTAGAGAAAAGTTACTGGCATCAACCATGCATTTACGAAAAACCGTACAGCTATTTATTCCTGCTTTTCTTTTCATACTTACTACTGCCCAGGCACAATTGCCGATTCGGGGTACGCAATGGAAAGGGATTATACTTACTCCAGACGCACTGAACGTTCTGTTAAGTTTCCGCGATGACACAATGGTTATTAGTACCGAAACCGATCATCGTTCGGTGGAAACAATGCAGTACGACCAAACTGGCGATACGCTTAGCTTGCAGAAAATTGAAGGGCAAAGCTCCTGTAATACCACATCAGTAGGTACGTATCGACTTATCTATACTAACAACGGCGAGGGATTCCAGCTACAGCTATTGAGCGACAATTGCCCGCAACGTCAGGAAGCCTTCAGCTCGACCGCATCATTTATTCGTTTACGCCCTAACCCAACGAATCAACCTCCACGAAACTGGCCTTATCTCGATCCCAAGAACGACTCCGTAGCGGGCATCAGCCTGTATCGGGCGTATGAGTTATTGGCTGGCCGTAAGTCCGTTCCGGTAGTAGTGGGCGTACTGGATTCGGGTGTCGATCTCACGCATGAAGACTTGCGGGACGTAGTTTGGGTAAACCCGAAAGAAATTCCTGGCAATTCGATTGACGATGACAAGAATGGCTATACCGATGACCTGAACGGCTGGAATTTCATGGGCGCCAAAGACGGCACAACCTATGAGTACGATCAGCCGGAAATCACGCAGACCTATGTTATCCTGAGAACTAAGTACGACAAGCTTACCCCTGCTACTGCCTCCCCAAACGAAAAACGACAATACGAGACTTACCAAACCGCAAAAAAACAGTTTCTACAGCGCTACAAGACTAACTTACCGAAATACCTGGCCTTTGCAGACACGGCACAATTCTGGCGAATCACTCAACAAATCGAGTCCAAATTACCAACTACAGTCACGACCTCAGCAGCCATTCGTGCTATCGACTTCGGGACGGATTCAGTAGCCGTTGCGGTGCAAACTATTTTAGCAGAGGCCTATCTTCCTCAATATGGCCCGTTCAGTTCCTACGTTGGTCTGGTTCGCAAAAATTGGACGCGGTTCCGGCAGATCATGGGCAGCGAGGCTGATATTGCTTACAATCCAGATTATAATCCTCGAAAAACCGTTGGTGATAACCCAGCCAATCCTACGGAGCGTTATTACGGAAGTCCCACCATGTTAATCGGTCAATCGCAGCAGTTAGCCATGCATGGCAGTCACGTAGCAGGTATTATTGCGGCCAAACGCGGCAATGGGCGGGGCATTGATGGTGTTGCGGACAACGTTCGGATTATGCCGGTATCGGTTGTACCATCCAATGGCGACGAGCGTGATAAAGATGTTGCCAATGGTATTCTGTATGCCGTTGAAAATGGCGCTAAAGTGATCAACATGAGTTTTGGCAAGCGCCTGTCGCCCTTTAAAGAACAGGTCGATGCTGCGATTCGATTTGCTGAGGAGCACGATGTGCTGATTGTTCATGCCGCTGGTAACAACGGCGAAAATTATGACTCGCTCCCCGCCTTTCCGTCGGCACGGTACGAGAGTGGCGAACTAGCCAGGAATGTTCTTGTAGTTGGTAATAGTACATGGCGCGTTGGCCAGGATTTACCAAGTCGTTCCTCAAATTATGGAGCGCAAACCGTAGATGTGTTTGCACCTGGCACCGCTATTCTGTCAACCCTGCCTCATAATCGCTACGCT
Coding sequences:
- a CDS encoding S8 family peptidase; translation: MHLRKTVQLFIPAFLFILTTAQAQLPIRGTQWKGIILTPDALNVLLSFRDDTMVISTETDHRSVETMQYDQTGDTLSLQKIEGQSSCNTTSVGTYRLIYTNNGEGFQLQLLSDNCPQRQEAFSSTASFIRLRPNPTNQPPRNWPYLDPKNDSVAGISLYRAYELLAGRKSVPVVVGVLDSGVDLTHEDLRDVVWVNPKEIPGNSIDDDKNGYTDDLNGWNFMGAKDGTTYEYDQPEITQTYVILRTKYDKLTPATASPNEKRQYETYQTAKKQFLQRYKTNLPKYLAFADTAQFWRITQQIESKLPTTVTTSAAIRAIDFGTDSVAVAVQTILAEAYLPQYGPFSSYVGLVRKNWTRFRQIMGSEADIAYNPDYNPRKTVGDNPANPTERYYGSPTMLIGQSQQLAMHGSHVAGIIAAKRGNGRGIDGVADNVRIMPVSVVPSNGDERDKDVANGILYAVENGAKVINMSFGKRLSPFKEQVDAAIRFAEEHDVLIVHAAGNNGENYDSLPAFPSARYESGELARNVLVVGNSTWRVGQDLPSRSSNYGAQTVDVFAPGTAILSTLPHNRYASLSGTSMASPMTAGVAALLRSYFPKLTAVQVKEILMRSSYQPDVTVRKPGRSAQQVPFKNLSRSGGLLNAYEAVKMAMEVK